Sequence from the Molothrus ater isolate BHLD 08-10-18 breed brown headed cowbird chromosome 13, BPBGC_Mater_1.1, whole genome shotgun sequence genome:
TGTGTGTTGATATTAAGCCATGATGAGAATGCCTGCATTCCAAGGAGATGGCTGATAAAAAGCACTCTCAAAACACAGATAGCACATCCCTGGGTATCCACAGGAAAGCTAAAGCttcattccttttcctgttttctttttaatctccCTTAGGAAATATGGGAAGGAGCTCAGCACACATCATCACCTTACAGGGATCCTTTGGAAAAACAAGAGCCTCCTTTTAgcaaaaaaacacccaacaaTAAATCTATGTTTGAGTGCAAATATAAATTAAACTATTCTGGGGTTGGACTGGGGgggtggctgtgtccctgtAGGAATATAGAGGGGATCCCATAGGAAAACACAGGGATCCCAAATATTGCAAATATTGCAAACAAGTGGACCAACCACATGTAAATTCAACCAGACCCATAGGTAAATATAGGGGGCCCCCAAGGTAAAAAGGGGAACCCCCAAGGTGAAAAGGGGGATTCCCCATGGATAAACACAGGGAACCCCCAAAATTAACACAGGGATATCCCAGGGACAAacacagggacccccaaaaataaacacagactCCTCCCATGGATAAACAGGGAACCCCCCAGGGATAAACACAGGGAACCCCCCAAAAATAAACATGGGGATGCCTCATGGATAAACACAGACCCATCCTGTGGATGAACACAGGAAATCCCCAAAAATAAACATAGAACACTCCCATGGATAAACACAGGACCCTCCCCCATGGATAAACACAGGGATGCCCaccaaaaataaacagagaaccccccagaaataaacacaggggccccccaaaaataaacacagactCCTCCCATGGATAAACAGGGAACCCCCCATGGATAAACACAGGGAACCcccaaaaataaatacagggaATCCCTCATGGATAAACACAGACCCCTCCCATGGATAAACACGAGGACACGAGGAACCCCCCAATGGATAAACATAGGGAACCcccagaaataaacacagggaTACCCCATGGATAAACACAGGGACCCCCCAGGGATAAACACAGGGAGCCTCCATAAATAAACACAGGGAACGCCTGTAAAATAAACACAGGAAACCCCATGGATAAACACAGACCCCTCCCATGGATAAACACAGGGAACCCCCCCAAAAAGTAAACCCAGGGCCCCCTAAACCACAAGACCCTTCCCCATAAGCAAACACAGCCCCCCACACAGATAAACACAGGGCCCCCCACAGGTAAACACAGGGAGCCTCATATACAAACAGGGTCCCCCCATAGGTAAACACGCCCCCCCCATAGGTAAACACAGCAACCCTCAGGCAAGCACGGGACTCAAACACAGCTTAACCCCTTGTTAACCACAGCCGCCCCACAGGCCTCCCGCCCCGTGCCTGCCCCGGCACCACCTCCCCACCACGGCCCGCTCAGGCCGGGCAGGGCCTGGCGCCGCCACCGCGCCTCACGGCAGTCGCGCAGAGCCCCAGCCCGCCGGGAAGGCACCACGGCAGCCCAGCCCGCTCCCTCCGAACGGCCGGGCCGTATCCGCCGTGCCCCCGGTGCCCCTCAcccgccgccgctgctcccGCCTCACCGCGAACCCTCCGCTTCACAGACGCTCGGCGTGACGCAACTTCCGGTCACGCCCCCCGCGCGGCGCTCTGGCCGCCGGCAGGGCCATAGAGACGGCGTGGGAGCCGCGCTGTGCGCATGCGCACTGCCCGCCACTGCAGCCCTCCGCAgctgtcacacctgtgtcacacacCTGTCTGTCACatctgtccctccatccctgcatcccctccctcccttccatCCCCTCCATCACACCATCCTTTCCATCAtgtccatccctccatcctctCCATCTCCACCACACCTCTGTCACTTTTCATCCCTTCCATTACCTCCATCCCCTCCCAAGGCTGCTCTCCTTTCCACACCCTTACACCCAAATTACCAACAGCTCCGTGCTCCGGTGGGGCTGGGCACTCTGGAGGGCTGATCCCTGCAGGAGATTCCCTTGGGGATGAACAGACCCCAACTTTCCATGGAGTGCCTTTGCATTTCCATTGGAAATTCGTGTTTATTGcctttctttgtttgtttttcaagggAAACTGTGCAAAGCTTTGGATTTAATGGTGCTCTGAGATGGGGATGGAACATCTCCCCACAGATGCCTCCCTGAAAGGCTGTTTTTGAACTATTGATTCCAGTTTTTCAGGGGTAGAAAGCTACTCCCTATTTTTAGTAAAGCCCTGAACTGATCCAAAGCTTGGCACCACCTTTCTGCCTTTACACAGGAGAAAGACCAGAATCAGCTCCCTTTGGGATTAAAAACTTCCCCCAATGCCACTGGAGTCACAGCCCTCTCATTTCCCACAGGAGAAACACCAATCCAACACACCAACTCACATTTTTAGGGATGATAGAGGGACATAGGGTgctttcccccccaaaaaaaaaaaattcccagtggAATAAGATCAGAAAGATACTTAAAAGATGCTCATGTAAGTATTTATTGGGTTAGAAATATGGTGTGGTTTCcatcccagcacacagctgcatCCCAAACAGGCACAAACaggcaggaattgctgctccaTTTGCTTCACCTTCCCACTGGCTAAAGCTGAATGCAGCAAAAGGCACCGCCTACAATCCTGAAAACTCCTTAACCTGGATATAGAAATCTATTGcttgataaagaaaaaaaacctgatattaaaaaaggcagcaaatgcAGAGTTAGTCTGAAAGCCAGGAGTGTCCTGCAGTTCCCTGTCCTTTTTCCCCAGTCCTTTGAGATTTTCCAGGAGGCCCCATGGTAGAGATTGATTTAAAATCTCAATTTGTGAGTGGCCCTGCTggtggatttcttttttttaatcagtagGAACACTCAGGAATCACTCCATGAGTTTACATTCAAGGAATTTGGGTGTGTGGGTGCACCCAGGATAGGTCCCATCgaggtgggtgctgctgaagGCTCCAGAACCTTTctgaagcagcaggaaggaTCCATTCCCAGTGGGGCAATGAGCTGGAAAAGAGGCTTTCACCCCATGGGATAAGGCTGGGCAGAATCCCCTGAGAGGAacctttatttctgtttggatggaggtggaggtggagcacatcccaccccaccctACCCTCCAgcatccccctccccaccacaAGCTGCATCTCTCCAAGACATGCATGGCGAGTATCGATGTGGAAAGGCACTGATGGGGCTGGGAAGAGCCCCACAAAGCCCATCTGTGCCCCCCAGGAGAGGAACCATcctccagaggagcagcacagcgaggggctgagcctgccatcccctgcagcagctcacagagaGCTCCTCTCGGGCAATCGCTGCCGGATCTGGAAGGCCTCGCACTTCTTGTACTTCATGGTCAGTCCGTACTGCGGAGTGATGTCCACCTGCTCCCCGGGCCTCAGGCTgaagtgcagctgctgcagcagcgtggtgaggaagaggaagatctCCCAGCGGCCGATGGTCTCGCCGAGGCAGCGGCGCCGGCCCAGCCCGAAGGACAGAACCTTCTCGCTCTCGGCGCGGTTCAGCTCCGTCCCTGCCGCGCTCAGGAACCGCTCGGGCCTGAAGGCTGAGGGCTCCTTCCACAGCGCCCTGcgacacacaggggacactcaCTCACAGGGTTggaatatatattataatatattattatatattatataatattatatattatattatatatattatactatataatatattatatagtataatatattatacataacatattatactatataatatattatatagtatattataCATAACATTATACATAACATTATACATTATTATGTATAACATTATGTATAACATTATGTATAACATTATGTATAACATTATGTATAACATTATGTATAACATTATGTATAACATTATGTATAACATTATGTATAACATTATGTATAACATTATGTATAACATTATGTATAACATTATGTATAACATTATGTATAACATTATGTATAACATATAATAGAatgatatttatttaaaataaaataaaaataaataaataaaatttcaaaattaaattcaaaattaaaataaaacaataaaataaaagtaaaataaattttaaaaataaaataaaataataaaaaatataatattgaTTCCAGTTTTTCAGGGGTAGAAAGCTACTCCTGATTTTTGGTGAAGCCCTGAACTGATCCAAAGCTTGGCACCACCTTTCTGCCTTTACACGGGAGAAAAGACCAGAATCAGCTTCCTTTGGGATTAAagacttaaaaaagaaaaaataatttaaaaataaactaaagtaaaatgcaatatattataataaaatataacacaatgtaagaaaatataatatataaaatatgagatattatatataatatattgttCCAGATTGCAAAGCAAGAGGtcttctatttgccatctgtatggcagttgtcttttgtcaagtgggcagttttccttatctcttccacaaccactCAGGAGGGTAGACCTGCTGATAtcagctattgaatgtcactgcatggctgataagagctacagcatcccattgggagatgtgagcccagagggaggagccaagcattcctaacTGGATATAATcctgagattctggaacaccagcacagcttctgcaccGGATTTCCCAgaagaacagcagctgcctcttgccctggatcttcagaggaagagactgcacctttctacaggatccctgctccagcagaaccacacctgaccctccaggagggctctgcagccacaattccagttggactgctaccaacaccctgacccacagggtgtcaggctgggttctgactctgtcagtgttgttctagtgtactgcattgttcattttatcttttttttttcttccctattaaagaattgttatttcctgctcccatatttttttgcctgagagccccttaatttacAATTTATAACAATATGGAGgagtggggagggtttacattttccatttcaggggaggctcctgccttcctttgcagacacctggctttccaaaccaagacatatatatactatatataatatattataaaataatttttgctgaAGGAAGTTAAAACCCACAGTATTTTATGTACTAAAGCCAGTGTCAGGCAACAAGCAGTAACAGGCTAAGTGATAAGGATGAGGATTTCAACACCAGGAGGACACTGTCTCCAGAGATGTGTATttcaagggatttttttcatctgacAAGACCCCAGCAGGAGGCATTTGATAGGCATCATCAATAAGATAATATTCTTATTATCCAGAATTATCCAGATACCAGAAGTTTATCTCAGAACATTTCCACCTGACAGGATTTCAGCAATTACCCGCCAGTTCTGGGAAACATGgtagcaagaaagaaaaaactacaATAATATGCTAAAATATGCTAAAGAATGGCCCCTTCCAGAGCCCAAAAGACTGTATAAAACAAACCCCTTAGAAATGACATTTGGAGACCCACGGGGACTTTGGTGCAATAGAAGCCAAATCCTGGGTTCCCCAGCCCTGATTGCCTGGCTCAGAGTCAAATTGCTTGTAGCTTTTTCCAAATATATACTTTGATTAGTTAAtaaattttcttaattattaaATTGAAATATTCATTTATAACAGGGTCACATAACAGCTtgtccagtgccaccccctgccatggcagggacaacttccaccatcccagggtgctccaagccgTGTCCAGCTATAGGGATGTGCCCTCTGTTGACAGAGTGACCAAACTCTCCTTTGtctctttaaaaaggaaaaaacgACCAGAAGTTTATTTCCTCAATTAGCAAAGaagacacctcataggacctgggggacttcacctcaaacttcAGGATAGCAAATTGGATAGGAGCTAAAGAGTCCCTCTTAAGCactttactagaaaaagaagagaacaaagaaaccaatggcttttgtgaggtgttttaccaggggcaagaacctcttgcacctggctTGGTCcttctctgtaaagagttttgttatttttgccttttatgaaaacttttctgtttccaacactaccacagaagccatcctgctgcttttatgccttctaaggtagctgagctagCTTGGGTGTGATATACATCTCCAAGAGTTTGTGAGACCTGGCTTGTAGAGACCTTAtatcatccagcctggccttggacactgccagggatccaggagcagccacagcttctccttcaggccctgcaaggggctctgaggtgtcccagatcccagctccagagcagaagGTTCCAGCCCTTGGGCACTGTGATGGTTCTGACCCCCTGCAGTGGGGTCAGTGACCAAAACCCCTCCTTGCAGAGAGGAGCTTTGCAGCACTGCCTCACTCCACCACCCAAAAGCACCCTTGGCAAGCTCTGGCCCTGATCTATAGCACCAACTCGTGTCAGACTCCATCAGCTCAGCCCATTGAAACCCCTGTTCCAGGCTTCAGGCTGTGTTTGCCCAGGCAGACACCAGAGATGGATTTAATTCCATCCATTTCATCCCAGCAGCCAGAGAACCTGCAGCTTCAGCACTGGGATCAGCCAGCAGCCCTTCAAACATGGAAAATGGGGACCAGGAGGGTTCCCTGTGTTGAATACTCTCAGCAGAACTTCCCAGCttgccccagggcagctgctgggaggtgcCAGGTGGGATTTAACAGTGTCTCAGCTGGGAATTTCTGCTGGGATATATGGAATCCTCTCTGTCCTAAGGGCAGCATTCCCATCCCACAgtcaggcaggagcaggagggataTTGGAAGGTTTCTGGCCTCTTGGGGTGTTTGGATACAAACATCTTGAGCTTTGATCCAAAACATCCCACCTGGGAACCCCCTCCTGTATCAATCCTTAGCTCACTCCCTGCTGGAATGTCTCTGCTGGGAAGCAGTGGAGGGGCAGGATGGAGCTCTGCTTCCCAGTCCCCCCATCATTCCTAAAGCTGATTATCAGCAACCACAACACGAACCCGTGGACTTTAGCAGGGTCACATCACCacatttttctcccttaaaAAGAGGAGTCAGCAATTCCCATTGAGCACATCCTGAGCTCGGATCACAGGATCTGCTTGGCAGCAGGATTTTCTGATTCCTGACTacccagcagcctgagcagcacaTAAATTATGTAATGCCTcatgctggggagctgctgaacTGGGGGCCAAGTCAAGCTGGACCAGCTCCATGCCCAACAGAGCCAAGGCTGGGCTCACCATCAAACCCACACCATTTTTGGTCCAATCTGCCCTTTTGTACACAATCCAGTCGTTTCTTGGAATGAGGATCAGAGTGATCTGAATGccaagagcagccacagcagcctggatgagcaggaggggtttgggataCTCACTCATCATGGTTCACTTGCCACTGGTTGATGAACACACAGGTGTCCTTGGGGATGTAGTAGCCATTCAGCACTGTTGCTTTTGTTGTGCTGAAGGGAACAGAGAAGTTAGAGGAGATCCACAGCTCCTGACAAGCCAAAGCCCAGCGAGTCCTGCATGAGTTTCATCTTCAAAGCCCTACTTGTGCCCTTAGGACTGGCTAGGAAATACCCCAGATCGTATTCGGGAGGTTTAAGAGTCTTGGCTTCACTTTCCTCCACCAGAAAAATTCCAGTTTCACTTCACAGCTCATTCCAGATCCGTTGTGATGGTTCCTCCcaaggcaggaaagaaaatataaacccAGGTGTGCTCTGCCAGCAAAGGTTTGTGGAGAGAAACCACCCTCAAAACAAAGGATCCAACCCCCAGAAGGGCAACAAGCTGGAATATTTCCCCCTCACAGGGATCAAAACCCCCAAAGAAGGTGTTGGCCGCTCCAGCCCGTACCTGTGTGGGATGGtgaagggcaggaaggaggaatgCCTGAACATCTCCAGGATGAAGGCTTCCGTGTAGGGCAGCGTGCCCCGGTCCGACAGCCGCGGCCGCCTCTCGCGCCCGATGGTGCGgtctggggagggggcaggacAGGGTCAGCACCggggctgagcacagagagccCCAGAGGGATGTGGGGCATGGACTCACCCAGCTCTTCATGGATCTTCTTCTGGACATCGGGGTACAAGGCAACGTACATGAGGCTCCAGGACAGGGCAGTTGCCACAGTGTCAAAGCCTGGATGGGCATGGGGGAGGCATTTAGAGACCACAAGAGGACAGGTGAGTGGGTGTTTCAGATGCCACCGCTCCAGATGTTTGCTCCCCCAAAAAGTGTTCAGGAAGGCACCCAAAAGCAGCTCCACACACTCAAAGGTGGCCAACATGtccacccagcagctccatgtccccaCCCAGCCTCATCCCAAAAGATCCAATGGTGCCCTCAGAAACATTCCCACCTGCCCCAAAGAGGTCGTTGACGATGTGGATGATCTTCTCGTTGGAGAGCTGGACACCCGTGTCCTCCCCAGTGCTGttctcctggcagtgcccgaTCAGCGAGTCCGTGATGTCCCGGATGTGCTCCTGGGGAAGAatccacagaattcacagaattaccaggttggaagagaccttcaagaccatcaaTCCAACtcagccccaacacctcaactaaaccctggcccccagtgccacacccaggctttgttaaacacacccagggatggtgactccaccacctccctgggcagccattccagacCTTTATCaccttttctgtaaaaaactgttccctaatatccaacctaaaattcccttggtgcagcttgaggctgtgtcctctggttctgtcagtgctgcctggagaagtgGCTCAGGGACACCATggacacacagggatggggaaaccTGCCTCAAATGGCTTGGGGGAGAGAATCACTGCAGCTCAGAGGCCTCCAAGGGGCTTTGCTGGGTGAGAAAGGGAgttctggatgctgagaatgtcagactttctgtgctgacagacaGACTCCGAGGAGAGAACTacatttgacctgaggctgtggagaaggcttccaaaattcaTTGATAGCACTGGGATGATGAGTGTGTAGTTGATGAGGAGTGTGTAATGTCACAGGGCAGAAAActggggttttagaatatacTAATAAATATagagcaagatggaggttttagggtggaggctggttgttcttctttaccttcttcttcatgggtttggggtGGTATTTTGTAATGGGTAATTTTGTAATTAGgatgtcatttcttaattggacagttcagccttaaaagaccttgtaacaagagattgttaaTAATTTTGTGCCTTGTTAATGAAAGACTGCAGAACCCCCTGCTGTGAGACTGTAACatagataataaataataaacatctgagCCTGAAGGTGAACTGTCACCTCAAGTACCTTCAATCCCAACCTcgacagaggcagaaaaaggaagccaaaaaccagcagcaggGGACACTTGCAGGCATCTCCACCCACATCCAAGAGCATGTGAACCCTTACCTTATCAAAAGTGCTGTAATGCTCCTGCACAATTTTCTGCACGAAGGCGTTGAAGCGCCGGTTGATGTCCTTGAAGACCTCCATGGTGCGGCTGGGCAGGTAGCGGAGCAGGGGGATGAAGTCGGCGGGGTGGCCGCTCCCGGCCACCTCCCCAAACTCATTGCCCAGGTTgaccaggctgagcagctcctggtcctcGTGCTCATAGCGCTTCCCGAAGCACATGGCGCAGATGACGTTGGCCACCGACACCACCAGGTACTGGTTGAGGTCAAACCTCTTGTCCTCCTCCATCAGCTGCAGGAACTTGGTGACCAGGTACTCGGCCTCCTTGGAGACGTGCTcctccagcaggcagctgcaggacgaggtggggctgggggcgaTGGAGAAGCTCTTCAGGGCGCTCTGGGCCAGCTTCCTGCGGGCTTTCCACACCTCCCCGGAGTCGGGGCTGAACGCCAGGCTCTGCCCGTTGGAGATGTAGTGGAAGCTGTAGAGGTCGGGGCGTCCCATGAAGTCCTCCCCTTGCTTGACCAGGGCTTGGCGGATGGTGTCCAGCCCGCTGAGCACCAGCACGGGCCGTGTCCCGATGCGCACCTCCATCACGTCCCCGTAGCGCCGGCTCAGCCGCGTCAGCGCCAGGTGCGTGTCCGTGCGCAGCTCCAGCACGTTCCCCAGCACGGGATAGCCCCGCGGGCCCGGcggccgccgcagccccgcgggcACGGCCGCCCGCAGccgctgcagcagcagcagcagcaccaggcacagcGCGGCGGCCGCCAGCAGCGCCTCGCTGCCCGACACCGCCACGGGGCTCCCCGGCGGCCACATGGCAGCGCTCGGTGTCACCGCCGGCACGGACAGCCCTAAAGGAGGGAGCGCAGTGAGGGGAGAGCCGCGAGCAGCGAGGGGCTGAGCGCTGCGGGTGTTCCTgacactgggacaggcagcgacagccccacaccagctcaggggatggagctgcccctgcagcacaggctggagagctgtgAAGGCTCCAAACACACCCACCCATGCCTTATGGGGGTCCTCAACCCATCAGAGACTTTGCAGCacccctttccctgcagcagacCCTTAGACTGGCACGCAGAACCCTCGGGTGCAGAATCCTCAGGGTTAGGAGATGGGGCTGGTCTCTGGGCTGAGACACCTGCAGGTGCTcctgacagggacagggagcgaCAGCCCCGAAGCAGCTCAGGAGatggagctgcccctgcagcactgcgggtttccagcagcacagcctggagatCTGTGAAGGCTCCAAACACACCCACCCAACCCTTAAGGGGGTCCTCCACCCATCAGAGACCTTGTGGCACCCCTTTCCACACAGAAAGCCCAAACCCCCACTGGCACAGCCATGgcctcctgcccagggaagccAGTCTTGTAAAACGAAGGCATGGAAAACTGCAGCTCAGCAAatcccagggaagcaggagcagaggaacagcagctcctctgtgaaGGTGGTTCCAGGACCACCAAACCCATCAGGAGTCACAGCCAGGAGGATGGACCTGCTGACCACAATATTGGGGGCTTGGGGAtgccacagggctgctctgcaagAACACACAGCTTActgggtgagcaggagcagcacccaaATATGACCTTTCTGGTCCTATATCCACATTCAACCCCTCCCAAAATGCACAAGCTGACCCCAACCCATCAGAGACTTTGTAACATGCCTTTCCCCGCAGCAGACCCTCAGGAATAAACCAAAGATGGGTTAGGAACTGGGACTGGTCTCTGGGCTGAGACACCTGGAGCTctgacaggacaggacaggagcagagctgggcttcaCTTCTGATCCACAGTTGCCACACTTTAGGAAACTCCTCATTCTAAAAAGCAGGGTTTTGCTAGCCAGGAGTGGAAGGAATAGGTTCCCCAACTTTTTGTCTACGTGCCAGGGAAGCAAAGGTGCTCTCTTAACCACAGGacctttctttcctcctcaaAGTTTTTTTCCAGAGCACTTGGCTAGAGTAGAGCTGATCCTGATTTGAGTCAGTGAGCCAGCATTTACCAGCCCGTGGAGCACAGCAGTGGCAGGGATCGTCCCTGATCGATGCATGCATGACAAATAATCCTGCCTGCAGCCGGGGCCAGCGGGATGGGTGCATCCCGCTCGCAGCTCTGTCACaaaccatggaatcacagagtcCCTGAAGTTTGAAGGGACTCCTAAGCATCACCGATCCCAACTCCCAGCTCCTCACGGGAAGAAATCCATCGGAAAACCCCGAGAAGGGCTGGGAGAAGGCTGGCTGTTAAATCCCCCCCTTCCCTCGGGTTTGGCAGGGGTCCACAGCCACCCACGGGACACCTGTGGAGGGGACtccagggggctctggggacctCGCACAGCAGCGGGTGCAGCCCAGCCGGgaccccttcccagccctcGGCAGCGGCAAGACCCGCGAGGGGAGCGTTACCCCCAGGATCCCCCAAAATCACCTTCCAGCAGGTgggggaggatgctgctggggtCGGAAAGGTAGAACAGCCCACAGTGGGGCTGTCCATCACCCAGGGGTGCTGGAAAAGCCCCCCTAGCCCCCGTCCGTGGCGGTCCAGGCTCTCCAGTACTCACCTGGGCGGGAACGGTGCGGAGCGGCGGGAAGGGCCCGATCCCGCGGCTGGTGCCCGCTGCCCGCGGCTCCTGCTTTATATGCATCGCCCCGCGCGCTGATTGGCCAGGCCGCCTCCGATCACGTGACCCCCAACTCCCCAAGAACTCCCCGGACCCCCCCCACGCTCCCCCATCCCTggtccccccaccccaccaccTTCCCCGGGGCTCCCCCCACACCTGTGGTGCGGGACCCCCGCTCCCCGCGCGTCCCTTGCGAGGAGGCTGAGAGGCGGGCGGGGGAGCctcagggaagggagggggggtCCCGATAAGTCGTGGCGTGGGGtgcgggggtgggggggggtgtCGGTGCCGCCCGTGGGTTCCAACCCGGGGCGGGCATCGCGTGCGAAGAGGGCGGGATGTTTGGGCAAACCCGCACCGCCCCGGTCACTCTAGTCACGCTACCGGCAGGATCTTAAAGGCGCCGGTCCCGCGCCCCGCTGCTCCCCAGGACCCCTACGGGGGCCGGCCCGGCTGCCCTGCTCGCCCCCAGACCCAGAGGGTTCCGTCCAGCCACggccgcgccccccgccccggtGCCCGCAGCCGCGGCACATCCGCGGTGTCCGGAGCCGCGGGGACAGCGGCAGCGTGGGAAAACAGCCCCGGGCGGCGCCGTGCGGGCCGGGAGGGGGGGACTGGCGGATTCGGGCCCTGCGGGGCTCCGCGAACACGCGGGGATGAGCGCGGACCGCTCGCCGCGGGGTTCAGCCATCGCGCACCTCCGCGGGGGCCGTGCCCGTCCCGCCGCCGCTGTGCCCGGTACAGCAGAGCCGCGGCCACCGGCTCCATGCATGTCCCCGCACCTCGCGCTGCGGGACCACCCCACAGCTCCGCAGGGACCCCGCGGGGACGTGGGcggcggggcagccccgggggtCACGGCCCTGGCTGCCCCGGCCCAGTTAAAGATTGTCCAGGTTCGCGTGAGAAGCGGCCGTGCCCTGTGTCACCTCTgttccctggggacagggcgGCCCAAGGGGCGAGGTGGGGCTGCCATGGGGCACAGGGTGCAGCCGGAGGGAGGCGGGCACGGATGGTGCAGCCGGGGCGGATGGTCTGGGTCCGAAGGGGGGTTCAGGCAGAGTttggagcccccagccccgctccccacGGGGTGACAGGCCAGGTCCTGCCCTGCAGCGAGGACAAGGGAGACCGGCCCGCTCCCAAAATCTGTCCCCTCCGCTCTCATCCTTGTTCCCAGCCCAGCCGCCACGAGGTGGGAGATAG
This genomic interval carries:
- the LOC118690758 gene encoding cytochrome P450 1A4-like encodes the protein MHIKQEPRAAGTSRGIGPFPPLRTVPAQPHCGLFYLSDPSSILPHLLEGLSVPAVTPSAAMWPPGSPVAVSGSEALLAAAALCLVLLLLLQRLRAAVPAGLRRPPGPRGYPVLGNVLELRTDTHLALTRLSRRYGDVMEVRIGTRPVLVLSGLDTIRQALVKQGEDFMGRPDLYSFHYISNGQSLAFSPDSGEVWKARRKLAQSALKSFSIAPSPTSSCSCLLEEHVSKEAEYLVTKFLQLMEEDKRFDLNQYLVVSVANVICAMCFGKRYEHEDQELLSLVNLGNEFGEVAGSGHPADFIPLLRYLPSRTMEVFKDINRRFNAFVQKIVQEHYSTFDKEHIRDITDSLIGHCQENSTGEDTGVQLSNEKIIHIVNDLFGAGFDTVATALSWSLMYVALYPDVQKKIHEELDRTIGRERRPRLSDRGTLPYTEAFILEMFRHSSFLPFTIPHSTTKATVLNGYYIPKDTCVFINQWQVNHDEALWKEPSAFRPERFLSAAGTELNRAESEKVLSFGLGRRRCLGETIGRWEIFLFLTTLLQQLHFSLRPGEQVDITPQYGLTMKYKKCEAFQIRQRLPERSSL